The following are from one region of the Nostoc cf. commune SO-36 genome:
- a CDS encoding TauD/TfdA dioxygenase family protein has product MSLRNPRRSRWGGCQKWTPYPSSGSLLYALEVPNEGGDTYWLNLNLAYETLDESIKRRIADLQLITYNPFLNQPNTPRSKYRLDKSIPLISPVFPHPLVRTHPESGKKILYLDYATEVEVVGLDPQEGSELIEQLRSHLHQPRFYYQHKWSVGDIVYWDNQATLHYRQAFDPNQRRVMKRISLAGSRPF; this is encoded by the coding sequence GTGAGTCTTAGGAATCCCCGCCGTTCACGGTGGGGAGGATGTCAAAAGTGGACTCCTTATCCTTCTAGTGGTTCTTTACTCTATGCTTTGGAAGTACCCAATGAAGGTGGAGATACTTACTGGTTAAATTTGAATTTGGCTTATGAAACCTTGGATGAATCTATCAAGCGTCGGATTGCAGATTTGCAGTTGATTACCTACAATCCGTTTTTAAATCAACCAAATACACCGCGTTCTAAATACCGTCTCGATAAGAGTATTCCTCTAATTAGCCCGGTATTTCCTCACCCTCTAGTACGGACACACCCAGAAAGTGGGAAAAAGATTTTATATCTAGATTACGCCACAGAAGTGGAAGTTGTCGGACTAGATCCGCAAGAAGGATCTGAATTAATTGAACAGCTGCGATCGCATTTACATCAACCTCGATTTTATTATCAACATAAATGGTCTGTAGGCGATATTGTCTATTGGGATAATCAAGCAACTTTGCATTATCGTCAAGCATTTGATCCCAATCAACGCCGGGTGATGAAACGGATAAGTTTAGCGGGTAGCCGTCCATTTTGA
- the vapC gene encoding type II toxin-antitoxin system tRNA(fMet)-specific endonuclease VapC → MKFLLDTNTCIIYMRGKNSTLKQKLESTATKDIAVCSVVKAELFYGAMKSANPVRNLTLQQEFLAQFISLTFDDLAAMRFGTIRSQLEALGTPIGAYDLQIAAIALTNNLTLVTHNTREFKRVNNLLTEDWEIDN, encoded by the coding sequence GTGAAATTCCTGCTAGATACTAACACTTGCATTATTTATATGCGTGGAAAAAATTCCACCTTAAAGCAAAAACTAGAATCCACTGCAACTAAAGATATTGCCGTTTGCTCAGTCGTCAAAGCTGAACTATTTTATGGCGCAATGAAAAGTGCCAATCCAGTACGTAATCTTACCTTACAACAAGAATTTTTAGCACAATTTATATCATTAACTTTTGACGATCTAGCAGCAATGAGATTTGGAACGATTCGCTCTCAACTAGAAGCATTAGGTACTCCAATTGGAGCTTATGATTTACAAATTGCCGCTATCGCACTGACAAATAACTTAACCCTTGTCACCCATAACACTAGGGAGTTCAAGCGCGTTAATAATTTGCTTACTGAAGATTGGGAGATAGATAATTGA
- a CDS encoding aliphatic sulfonate ABC transporter substrate-binding protein, with the protein MKDFRKQIAFWKNRHITRRHALFAFGYSLVLTTVFSCSNSPNNSQQQSASSASNVASSNTIAKKVIRIVRSKQLTALAVLEQKGILAERLKPLGYRVEWPEFAAGPQQLEALNAGALDIASTAESPPVFSQAAGAPLVYLAANSSDGQAVSLLVPKNSPIQSVKDLKGKKVAFQKASIGHYLILRALEKEGLKLSDIESIGLAPPDANVAFSQGKVDAWFIWEPFVTRNVQNNTARVLTDGGNGLRDTNNFISTNRKFYQENREVIKVFLEEVQKAQNWSKNNPKELSKLLSGITHLDPPTLEIMHKKYDFTLIPITEKIINKQQQVADKWYSLGLIPKQVNVRDGFLTPEQYAEITPQEVLAKK; encoded by the coding sequence ATGAAAGATTTCAGAAAACAAATTGCATTCTGGAAAAACCGACACATCACTCGTCGTCACGCCTTATTTGCTTTTGGTTACAGTTTAGTACTTACTACAGTATTTAGTTGCAGTAATTCACCAAATAATTCTCAGCAACAATCAGCTTCATCGGCTTCTAATGTAGCTAGTAGTAATACTATTGCCAAGAAAGTAATTAGAATTGTCCGCTCTAAACAACTGACTGCCCTAGCCGTCTTAGAACAAAAAGGTATTCTAGCAGAACGATTAAAACCTTTAGGATATAGGGTAGAGTGGCCAGAATTTGCTGCCGGGCCACAACAATTAGAAGCTTTAAATGCAGGCGCACTTGATATTGCCTCTACAGCCGAATCTCCTCCTGTTTTCTCTCAAGCAGCCGGCGCACCTCTTGTATATCTAGCAGCTAACTCTTCTGATGGGCAAGCAGTTTCACTGTTAGTTCCTAAAAACTCTCCTATTCAAAGTGTCAAAGATTTAAAAGGAAAAAAAGTAGCTTTTCAAAAAGCATCAATTGGTCATTATCTTATACTTCGAGCCTTAGAAAAAGAAGGTTTAAAGCTTAGTGATATAGAATCAATCGGTCTAGCGCCTCCAGATGCTAATGTGGCATTTAGTCAAGGTAAAGTAGACGCTTGGTTTATTTGGGAACCATTTGTTACAAGAAATGTCCAAAATAACACGGCACGGGTTTTAACTGATGGTGGTAACGGCTTGCGAGATACTAACAATTTTATATCCACAAACCGCAAATTCTATCAAGAAAATCGAGAAGTCATCAAAGTCTTTCTAGAAGAAGTGCAAAAAGCCCAAAATTGGTCTAAAAATAATCCTAAAGAACTTTCCAAATTGCTCTCTGGAATAACTCACCTTGATCCACCAACATTAGAGATTATGCACAAAAAGTATGATTTTACGCTGATACCAATTACCGAAAAAATTATTAATAAACAACAACAAGTTGCAGATAAATGGTACAGCTTGGGACTAATACCTAAACAAGTAAATGTCAGAGATGGTTTTTTAACTCCAGAACAATACGCCGAAATCACTCCCCAAGAAGTTCTGGCTAAAAAATAA
- a CDS encoding TauD/TfdA dioxygenase family protein yields the protein MSTLTLTNFEITAFDTPLGSVVTGFDASQTIEPEVILRLKQELRERHILIFKNQNLTDEKFLNFAFHFGSLFVPPDDIPVLASQPGVTPVIIPVSNVDGGYTGTGELTFHSDHQKNG from the coding sequence ATGTCTACACTCACCCTAACTAACTTTGAAATTACTGCTTTTGATACACCTTTAGGATCTGTAGTGACTGGATTTGATGCTAGTCAAACGATTGAACCTGAAGTTATCTTAAGATTGAAGCAGGAATTAAGAGAACGCCACATTCTCATCTTCAAAAATCAAAACCTGACTGATGAGAAATTCTTAAACTTTGCTTTTCATTTTGGTTCTCTATTTGTCCCGCCAGATGATATCCCAGTTCTTGCTTCTCAGCCAGGAGTCACACCCGTAATAATTCCCGTTTCTAATGTTGATGGTGGCTATACTGGAACTGGTGAACTAACTTTTCATTCTGATCATCAAAAAAATGGGTAG
- a CDS encoding acyl-CoA dehydrogenase family protein encodes MVQLLVKQESKHWINVATSLSTELAATAVERDNKAGLPDIEIQRLRETGLLPLVVPKEYGGIGATWAEALKIVQELSKADGSIGQLYGNHLNLTALAHVSGTLEQKERYYRETAQKNLFWANAINTRDTRLKITAEGENFRVHGVKSFGTGVAIADFRVFAAIQDNVELPLVFIIPKDRAGVASNQDWDNIGQRRTDSDTFTFYDVLVKTDEILGYPHPPDGAFSTFLGIIAQLTKTYVYLGIAEGALAAAKQYTVTQTKPWITSGVDSATQDPYILNHYGNLWAELQAAISLADKAASQVQQAWDKEVNLTFKERGEVAVSVFAAKAFATRVALNLTTGIFEVMGTRSTGSKYGFDRYWRDLRTFTLHDPVDYKLRDIGNWVLNEELP; translated from the coding sequence ATGGTGCAACTATTAGTTAAACAAGAATCCAAACATTGGATTAATGTTGCTACTTCTTTATCTACGGAATTAGCAGCTACCGCAGTGGAAAGAGATAATAAGGCAGGGCTGCCAGATATAGAAATCCAACGGTTGCGAGAAACTGGTTTACTACCTTTGGTTGTACCAAAAGAGTATGGTGGTATTGGTGCGACTTGGGCAGAAGCTTTAAAAATAGTCCAAGAACTCTCGAAGGCAGACGGTTCAATTGGACAGTTGTATGGCAACCATCTGAATTTAACTGCCTTGGCTCATGTTTCAGGAACACTAGAGCAAAAGGAAAGATATTATCGGGAAACTGCCCAGAAAAATTTATTTTGGGCTAATGCCATTAACACTAGAGATACAAGGCTGAAAATTACCGCAGAAGGTGAAAATTTTCGTGTTCATGGGGTCAAAAGTTTTGGTACAGGTGTCGCCATTGCAGATTTCCGCGTTTTCGCTGCCATTCAAGATAATGTAGAACTACCGTTAGTATTCATAATTCCCAAAGATAGGGCTGGTGTCGCTTCTAATCAAGACTGGGACAATATTGGGCAAAGGCGCACAGATAGCGATACATTCACTTTTTACGATGTTTTGGTAAAAACAGATGAAATTTTGGGATATCCTCATCCTCCTGATGGTGCTTTTAGTACATTTTTGGGAATCATCGCCCAATTGACGAAAACTTATGTTTACTTGGGAATTGCTGAAGGAGCATTGGCAGCTGCTAAACAATACACTGTTACTCAAACCAAACCTTGGATTACGTCTGGTGTCGATAGTGCTACTCAAGACCCCTATATTTTGAATCACTATGGAAACTTGTGGGCAGAACTGCAAGCAGCAATTAGTTTAGCTGACAAAGCTGCTAGCCAAGTACAACAAGCATGGGACAAAGAAGTTAACCTGACTTTTAAAGAAAGGGGAGAAGTAGCAGTTTCGGTTTTTGCAGCCAAGGCTTTTGCTACTCGCGTTGCCTTGAATCTCACCACAGGTATTTTTGAAGTTATGGGAACTCGTTCTACGGGTAGTAAATACGGCTTTGACCGTTACTGGCGAGATTTACGTACTTTTACGCTTCATGACCCTGTAGATTATAAGTTGCGCGATATTGGCAATTGGGTACTGAATGAAGAATTACCCTAG
- a CDS encoding phosphate/phosphite/phosphonate ABC transporter substrate-binding protein has translation MTIYKKLQITSYLAPNWFEFYQAIAAYLGRVLKVEFQLQQGEHDPLEDSLLFQDQIDLAFICGLPLIRYSQIVSNQLQTLVAPVMQSSRYSNCPVYYADVIVNANSNIKKFTDLAGKTFCYNDLGSNSGYNLLSHKLVQQKYPENFFGKTLQSGSHQRSIRWVVEGLADCAAIDSVVLEQELKDFPELSQHLRVVEVLGPSPMPPLVVAQRLGISLTQQMQLALLQPDAELQKVMKQFGVRRFAAVSLEDYQILNQIYKDRSCVSLSR, from the coding sequence ATGACCATATATAAAAAATTGCAAATTACATCTTATCTGGCTCCCAATTGGTTTGAATTTTATCAGGCGATCGCAGCTTATTTAGGTCGTGTTTTAAAAGTAGAATTCCAACTACAACAAGGAGAACATGACCCCTTGGAAGACTCCCTATTATTCCAAGACCAGATAGACTTAGCTTTTATTTGTGGATTGCCACTAATTCGCTATAGTCAAATAGTTTCAAATCAATTGCAGACTTTAGTTGCGCCAGTAATGCAATCATCAAGATATAGCAACTGCCCTGTTTATTATGCAGATGTTATTGTCAATGCTAATAGTAATATCAAAAAGTTTACAGATTTAGCAGGAAAAACATTTTGTTATAATGATCTGGGTTCTAATAGTGGTTATAATTTACTTTCTCATAAATTAGTTCAACAAAAATATCCTGAAAATTTCTTTGGCAAAACGCTACAATCAGGTTCACATCAGCGTTCAATTCGCTGGGTAGTTGAGGGATTGGCAGATTGTGCAGCGATTGATAGTGTGGTGCTAGAACAGGAATTAAAGGATTTTCCTGAATTATCACAGCATTTGCGTGTGGTGGAAGTGCTGGGGCCTTCTCCGATGCCACCATTGGTAGTAGCACAGCGTCTAGGTATATCTTTGACTCAGCAAATGCAGTTGGCATTACTCCAACCAGATGCAGAGTTACAAAAAGTGATGAAACAGTTCGGAGTCAGACGTTTTGCCGCAGTGAGTTTGGAAGATTATCAGATATTAAATCAGATTTATAAAGACCGCTCTTGTGTTAGCTTGTCTAGGTAA
- a CDS encoding RNA-guided endonuclease InsQ/TnpB family protein — protein sequence MTQKSFKYRFYPTPEQETLLRRTMGCTRLVYNRALAARTQAWYERQERVGYAQTSSLLTDWKKQAELDFLNDVSCVPLQQGLRHLQTAFTNFFAGRAQYPNFKKKRNGGSAEFTKSAFKWRDGKLFLAKSSEALDIRWSRAIPDNAEPSTVNVKLSPSGRWSVSLLVDIEIDPLPESPNSVGIDLGITSLIVLSTGEKVANPKGFKAKRAKLRIAQKSLSRKQKGSNNRHKSRLKVANIHAQISDARNDFLHKLTTRLVRENQTIAVEDLAVKNMIKNRKLALAISDASWGELVRQFEYKCDWYGRTLVKIDRWFPSSKRCGNCGHIVDKLPLNVREWDCPKCGTHHDRDINASKNILAAGLAVSVCGANIRPDNSRIKGQLQNTRKGKKQKPKS from the coding sequence ATGACACAAAAATCTTTCAAGTACCGCTTTTATCCGACTCCTGAGCAAGAAACCTTGCTTCGGAGAACGATGGGCTGTACTCGATTGGTCTATAACCGCGCTCTCGCCGCAAGGACTCAAGCATGGTATGAAAGACAGGAACGAGTAGGCTACGCTCAAACTTCGAGTCTGTTGACAGACTGGAAAAAACAAGCCGAACTTGATTTTCTTAACGATGTCAGTTGTGTGCCGTTGCAGCAAGGCTTGAGACATCTGCAAACCGCTTTCACTAACTTCTTTGCAGGAAGGGCGCAATACCCAAACTTCAAGAAGAAGCGCAATGGCGGTAGTGCAGAATTTACTAAATCTGCTTTTAAATGGCGTGATGGTAAATTGTTCCTCGCTAAAAGTTCGGAAGCTCTGGACATCCGATGGAGTCGAGCCATTCCCGATAATGCCGAACCCTCCACCGTTAACGTGAAGCTCTCGCCCTCTGGACGTTGGAGCGTTTCTTTGTTGGTGGATATTGAGATTGATCCATTGCCGGAATCTCCTAACTCTGTTGGGATTGACTTGGGTATCACGAGTTTGATTGTTCTCTCTACGGGTGAGAAGGTTGCAAACCCTAAAGGTTTTAAAGCAAAACGCGCCAAGTTGCGTATTGCACAAAAATCTTTGAGTCGTAAGCAGAAAGGGTCTAACAATCGCCATAAGTCTCGTCTTAAAGTCGCTAATATCCATGCCCAAATTAGTGACGCTCGAAATGATTTCCTTCACAAGTTGACAACTCGGTTGGTGAGAGAAAACCAAACCATCGCCGTAGAAGATTTGGCTGTGAAGAACATGATCAAAAATCGGAAACTCGCTCTTGCTATCAGTGATGCGAGTTGGGGTGAACTGGTCAGACAGTTTGAATATAAGTGCGATTGGTATGGCCGCACTTTGGTTAAGATTGACCGATGGTTTCCGAGTTCTAAACGATGTGGCAATTGTGGACATATCGTTGATAAATTACCGTTGAATGTACGAGAGTGGGATTGTCCTAAATGCGGGACACACCACGACCGGGACATCAATGCAAGTAAGAATATTTTGGCGGCAGGGCTTGCCGTTTCAGTCTGTGGAGCGAACATAAGACCCGATAATTCTAGGATTAAAGGGCAGTTGCAAAATACCCGCAAGGGAAAGAAGCAGAAACCTAAGTCGTGA